The following coding sequences are from one Triticum aestivum cultivar Chinese Spring chromosome 5A, IWGSC CS RefSeq v2.1, whole genome shotgun sequence window:
- the LOC780632 gene encoding dnaJ protein homolog, translating to MFGRGPPKKSDSTRYYEILGVPKDASQDDLKKAYRKAAIKNHPDKGGDPEKFKELAQAYEVLSDPEKREIYDQYGEDALKEGMGGGGMHDPFDIFQSFFGGGGNPFGGGGSSRGRRQRRGEDVVHPLKVSLEELYNGTSKKLSLARNVLCSKCNGKGSKSGASMKCAGCQGAGYKVQIRQLGPGMIQQMQQPCNECRGSGETISDKDRCGQCKGEKVVHEKKVLEVVVEKGMQHGQKITFPGEADEAPDTVTGDIIFVLQQKEHPKFKRKGDDLFYEHTLTLTEALCGFQYVLAHLDGRQLLIKSNPGEVVKPDSFKAINDEGMPMYQRPFMKGKLYIHFTVDFPDSLNLDQCKALETVLPPKPASQYTDMELDECEETMAYDIDIEEEMRRRQQQQAQEAYDEDEDMPGGGGQRVQCAQQ from the exons ATGTTCGGGCGCGGGCCGCCGAAGAAGAGCGACAGCACGCGCTATTACGAGATCCTGGGCGTGCCCAAGGACGCCTCCCAGGACGACCTCAAGAAGGCCTACCGCAAGGCCGCCATCAAGAACCACCCCGACAAGGGCGGCGACCCCGAGAAG TTCAAGGAGCTAGCTCAGGCTTATGAGGTCCTGAGTGATCCTGAGAAGAGAGAAATTTATGACCAGTATGGTGAGGATGCCCTCAAGGAGGGAATGGGAGGTGGAGGAATGCATGATCCTTTCGACATCTTCCAGTCATTCTTTGGTGGTGGCGGCAACCCCTTTGGAG GTGGCGGGAGCAGTAGGGGCAGGAGGCAGCGCAGGGGTGAGGATGTGGTTCATCCTCTCAAGGTTAGCCTTGAGGAGTTGTACAATGGAACATCAAAGAAGCTCTCTCTTGCCCGCAATGTGCTCTGCTCCAAGTGCAATGG CAAGGGTTCAAAGTCTGGGGCTTCCATGAAGTGTGCCGGCTGCCAAGGTGCTGGTTACAAGGTGCAGATAAGGCAGCTGGGACCAGGAATGATTCAGCAAATGCAGCAGCCTTGCAACGAGTGCAGGGGAAGTGGGGAGACCATCAGCGATAAGGATCGCTGTGGGCAGTGCAAAGGTGAGAAGGTGGTGCACGAGAAGAAAGTCCTGGAGGTGGTGGTTGAGAAGGGAATGCAGCATGGACAGAAGATCACCTTCCCCGGCGAGGCGGATGAAGCG CCTGATACCGTTACTGGAGACATAATCTTCGTCCTCCAGCAGAAGGAGCACCCCAAATTCAAGCGGAAGGGTGATGACCTCTTCTACGAGCACACCCTGACCCTGACTGAGGCCCTGTGTGGCTTCCAGTATGTCCTGGCTCATTTGGACGGCAGGCAGCTGCTCATCAAGTCCAACCCTGGCGAAGTGGTCAAGCCTG ATTCATTCAAGGCGATCAACGATGAGGGCATGCCCATGTACCAGAGGCCGTTCATGAAGGGCAAGCTGTACATCCACTTCACGGTGGATTTCCCCGACTCGCTGAACCTGGACCAGTGCAAGGCGCTCGAGACTGTCCTCCCGCCCAAGCCGGCGTCGCAGTACACGGACATGGAGCTGGACGAGTGCGAGGAGACGATGGCCTATGACATCGACATTGAGGAGGAGATGCGGAGGCGGCAACAGCAGCAGGCACAGGAGGCCTACGACGAGGATGAGGACAtgcccggcggcggcggccagcgggTGCAGTGCGCACAGCAGTAG